Proteins encoded together in one Bacteroidales bacterium window:
- a CDS encoding cupin domain-containing protein: MLIKDLKHCEAFIAGDNTILRELLHPDKADLNLRYSLAHAVVKPGLASYRHRLKTSEVYYILEGEGVMHIGSESRHVGPHQAIYNPPNAVQYIENTGATDLVFLCIVDPAWREEDETVE, translated from the coding sequence ATGTTGATCAAAGACCTGAAGCACTGCGAAGCGTTCATTGCCGGCGATAACACCATCCTGCGCGAACTGCTGCACCCCGACAAAGCCGACCTCAACCTGCGCTACAGCCTGGCGCACGCCGTCGTAAAACCCGGCCTCGCCTCTTACCGCCACCGCCTCAAAACTTCCGAAGTTTATTATATTCTCGAAGGCGAGGGCGTCATGCACATCGGCAGCGAATCCCGGCATGTCGGTCCCCACCAGGCCATCTACAACCCCCCCAACGCAGTGCAGTACATCGAAAACACCGGCGCCACCGACCTGGTTTTCCTCTGTATCGTTGACCCCGCCTGGCGGGAGGAAGATGAGACAGTGGAATAA